In the genome of Rhodamnia argentea isolate NSW1041297 chromosome 3, ASM2092103v1, whole genome shotgun sequence, one region contains:
- the LOC125314480 gene encoding uncharacterized protein LOC125314480 isoform X2 yields MGQGQEVKTRNDPQVEIQERGEIFFFYRPKVEREAAHSADDVQRLYIVLRPGSGKRPVEEKQDPHSGKEGFNPSSRGKATVEGGHGSQEVNIEKQALLRLIVLGKKSLPDPRQRGRPYWGFVEMVTTKIGDVKSALQAEEYDTSTRGHRHKPAARPLGEGVYRILRHKSSGRKAHTHLIYKLEFPPEGEKQETQESLNVEREGSFLIQIKNPDQHGAGPSQFGGLQSKRKVVFPACLQGQFGQRRFIQADPPDFLNYEGCELLLISASDDIEEELGLELKGECEGDPSCSDLLKTFGETAPMDPLFRGTWA; encoded by the exons ATGGGTCAAGGCCAGGAAGTCAAGACCAGAAATGATCCCCAAGTCGAGATTCAG GAAAGAGGGgagatcttcttcttctatagGCCCAAGGTGGAGAGAGAAGCGGCTCACAGCGCCGATGACGTGCAGCGCCTTTACATTGTCCTCCGTCCTGGGTCCGGCAAGAGGCCCGTCGAGGAGAAGCAAGATCCCCACTCCGGCAAGGAAGGCTTCAACCCCAGTTCCCGCGGCAAGGCCACAGTGGAAGGTGGCCACGGTAGCCAG GAAGTGAACATCGAGAAGCAGGCACTGTTGAGGTTGATAGTGTTGGGGAAGAAGAGTCTTCCGGACCCAAGACAGCGGGGCCGACCTTACTGGGGATTTGTGGAGATGGTCACCACCAAGATCGGCGATGTCAAGTCGGCCCTTCAAGCAG AGGAGTACGACACTTCCACGAGGGGACACCGCCACAAGCCGGCGGCCAGACCGTTGGGAGAGGGCGTGTACCGCATACTTAGACACAAATCGAGCGGGAGGAAGGCGCATACGCATCTCATATACAAGCTCGAATTCCCTCCAGAAGGTGAGAAGCAGGAGACCCAGGAGTCGCTCAACGTGGAAAGAGAAGGATCCTTCCTCATTCAGATCAAGAACCCCGACCAGCATGGGGCCGGCCCTTCCCAGTTCGGGGGACTCCAGAGCAAGCGCAAGGTGGTGTTCCCCGCCTGCCTGCAGGGACAGTTCGGGCAGCGGAGGTTCATCCAGGCCGATCCGCCTGACTTCCTGAACTACGAAGGGTGCGAGTTGCTGCTGATATCGGCATCGGACGACATAGAGGAGGAGCTGGGGTTAGAGCTCAAAGGGGAATGTGAGGGCGATCCCTCCTGTTCCGATCTGCTCAAGACGTTCGGGGAAACTGCACCCATGGATCCCCTCTTCAGGGGCACGTGGGCCTGA
- the LOC125314480 gene encoding uncharacterized protein LOC125314480 isoform X1 gives MGQGQEVKTRNDPQVEIQERGEIFFFYRPKVEREAAHSADDVQRLYIVLRPGSGKRPVEEKQDPHSGKEGFNPSSRGKATVEGGHGSQVMMVARTATQQIVYDQLAISQALIECQTQEVNIEKQALLRLIVLGKKSLPDPRQRGRPYWGFVEMVTTKIGDVKSALQAEEYDTSTRGHRHKPAARPLGEGVYRILRHKSSGRKAHTHLIYKLEFPPEGEKQETQESLNVEREGSFLIQIKNPDQHGAGPSQFGGLQSKRKVVFPACLQGQFGQRRFIQADPPDFLNYEGCELLLISASDDIEEELGLELKGECEGDPSCSDLLKTFGETAPMDPLFRGTWA, from the exons ATGGGTCAAGGCCAGGAAGTCAAGACCAGAAATGATCCCCAAGTCGAGATTCAG GAAAGAGGGgagatcttcttcttctatagGCCCAAGGTGGAGAGAGAAGCGGCTCACAGCGCCGATGACGTGCAGCGCCTTTACATTGTCCTCCGTCCTGGGTCCGGCAAGAGGCCCGTCGAGGAGAAGCAAGATCCCCACTCCGGCAAGGAAGGCTTCAACCCCAGTTCCCGCGGCAAGGCCACAGTGGAAGGTGGCCACGGTAGCCAGGTAATGATGGTCGCAAGAACTGCGACCCAACAAATTGTCTATGATCAGCTCGCAATATCACAGGCTCTTATTGAATGCCAAACGCAGGAAGTGAACATCGAGAAGCAGGCACTGTTGAGGTTGATAGTGTTGGGGAAGAAGAGTCTTCCGGACCCAAGACAGCGGGGCCGACCTTACTGGGGATTTGTGGAGATGGTCACCACCAAGATCGGCGATGTCAAGTCGGCCCTTCAAGCAG AGGAGTACGACACTTCCACGAGGGGACACCGCCACAAGCCGGCGGCCAGACCGTTGGGAGAGGGCGTGTACCGCATACTTAGACACAAATCGAGCGGGAGGAAGGCGCATACGCATCTCATATACAAGCTCGAATTCCCTCCAGAAGGTGAGAAGCAGGAGACCCAGGAGTCGCTCAACGTGGAAAGAGAAGGATCCTTCCTCATTCAGATCAAGAACCCCGACCAGCATGGGGCCGGCCCTTCCCAGTTCGGGGGACTCCAGAGCAAGCGCAAGGTGGTGTTCCCCGCCTGCCTGCAGGGACAGTTCGGGCAGCGGAGGTTCATCCAGGCCGATCCGCCTGACTTCCTGAACTACGAAGGGTGCGAGTTGCTGCTGATATCGGCATCGGACGACATAGAGGAGGAGCTGGGGTTAGAGCTCAAAGGGGAATGTGAGGGCGATCCCTCCTGTTCCGATCTGCTCAAGACGTTCGGGGAAACTGCACCCATGGATCCCCTCTTCAGGGGCACGTGGGCCTGA